One genomic segment of Synechocystis sp. LKSZ1 includes these proteins:
- a CDS encoding diacylglycerol kinase, whose amino-acid sequence MIRTVTENAMHKRNHSSGYHPIQKLKIILKGLRIAVISDFSVAYKLALSIPVLILSFLFRQWVDVTLILLATGMMLTAELFNSAVEILCDFIEQSENTQIGIIKDIAAAATGISIFVWATTLVLEGSHLWQLHKR is encoded by the coding sequence ATGATCAGAACTGTCACTGAAAATGCTATGCACAAAAGAAATCATAGCTCCGGTTATCATCCAATCCAAAAGCTCAAGATTATCCTAAAGGGCCTGCGCATTGCCGTCATCTCTGATTTTAGTGTTGCCTACAAGCTTGCTTTATCTATACCGGTACTTATTCTTTCTTTCCTGTTTCGCCAATGGGTTGATGTCACGCTCATTTTACTAGCAACGGGAATGATGCTGACTGCCGAATTATTTAATAGTGCGGTTGAAATTTTATGTGACTTTATAGAGCAAAGTGAAAATACTCAGATTGGTATCATTAAGGATATTGCGGCGGCAGCAACTGGTATTAGTATTTTTGTCTGGGCTACGACGCTAGTGCTGGAAGGAAGCCATCTTTGGCAATTACATAAAAGGTAA
- a CDS encoding metallopeptidase TldD-related protein: MTNGKRGLEGSSPLISLAQDPQLSPYDCPFDDEGTPTQAYSLIQRGQLQQFYSDRMTARRLGQLPSGNGFRPGLEYYPVPSLVNLVVAPGQEDGQSLLQALPQALIVAQILGDGADLSGDFSVNVDLGYAVADGEVLGRVKDTMIAGNVYQLLNQVIAVGNDRRWQGSYYTPSLLIDGVAVVA, encoded by the coding sequence ATGACCAATGGTAAACGGGGACTAGAGGGCTCCTCTCCCTTGATTAGCTTGGCTCAGGATCCTCAACTCAGTCCCTATGATTGTCCTTTTGACGATGAGGGCACCCCCACCCAGGCCTATTCCCTGATCCAACGGGGCCAACTCCAGCAGTTTTATAGTGACCGGATGACGGCCCGTCGTCTCGGCCAACTCCCTAGCGGCAACGGTTTCCGGCCGGGTCTGGAGTATTATCCTGTCCCGAGTTTAGTCAATTTAGTCGTGGCCCCTGGCCAAGAAGATGGGCAAAGTCTACTGCAAGCCTTGCCCCAGGCCTTGATCGTGGCTCAAATTTTAGGGGACGGAGCCGATCTGTCCGGCGATTTTTCCGTCAATGTGGATTTGGGCTATGCTGTTGCTGACGGGGAAGTTCTGGGACGGGTTAAGGACACCATGATCGCGGGCAATGTCTATCAACTTCTAAACCAAGTTATCGCTGTGGGCAATGACCGTCGTTGGCAAGGTTCCTACTATACCCCTTCTCTTTTGATCGATGGAGTTGCCGTTGTTGCCTAA
- a CDS encoding cation-translocating P-type ATPase: protein MVAPIHNNPFNGLSAQEAADRLKQDGYNELPSTQHRTFVTIALEIIQEPIFLLLIACGVIYLFLGDAQEAIILLGFVFFIIGINLYQEQKTERSLEALRDLSSPRALVIRDGERQRIAGREVVQGDLIVVEEGDRIPADAVLLWATHLTVDESLLTGESVPVRKRAIHPSEDPEELSATLRPGGDDLPCVYSGTLTVQGQGIAQVQATGIDTEMGKIGKALQTVEPEETVLQKETRRIVGKLTIIALAICVVVVILYGLSRGDWLNGFLAGLALAMAILPNEIPVVLAIFLALGAWRFSQKQVLTRRIPVVETLGSATVLCVDKTGTLTLNQMAVKQLLAYNSSQSYLYDVTLHEREPLPETVHPLIEFGILASRKDPFDPMEKALQQIGRSYLAQTEHLHDDWELLHEYPLSTDLLAMSCVWEAPTGELTVAAKGAPEAIADLCHFSISQQQELAEYIQVMAKEGLRVLGIAQGRKAGALPQTHAFESSPPDSPLKIDERLPVQQHDFEFEFVGLVGLEDPVRPTVAPAIAECYSAGLRVVMITGDYPVTAQNIARQIGLTPTEKVITGKELEQMSEAELRDRIQSTNIFARVVPEQKLTIVNALKRSGEIVAMTGDGVNDAPALKSAHIGIAMGERGTDVARESADLVLLNDDFSSIVESVKLGRRIFDNLKKGMAYTLAVHVPIAGMSLIPVVFGWPLVLLPIHIAFLHLIIDPACTVVFEAEPAESNIMRRPPRNPKEPLFSPRTLRLALLQGISVLIILVIVFAIAYYSGSGELDARALAFTTLIISNLAMILTNRSWSRTIPEMLQAPNQALWWVLGGGVFFLGLILYVPLLRHLFSFSFLHADDLLVSLMSGVVSIFWFEGLKLWNRRSVNR from the coding sequence ATGGTTGCACCTATTCACAATAATCCCTTTAATGGCTTGTCGGCCCAGGAAGCTGCCGATCGCTTAAAGCAAGATGGCTACAACGAACTACCCTCGACCCAGCATCGTACCTTTGTGACGATTGCGCTGGAAATTATCCAAGAGCCAATCTTCTTGCTCCTGATTGCCTGCGGTGTCATCTATCTCTTTTTAGGCGACGCTCAAGAAGCAATTATTCTACTGGGGTTTGTCTTTTTTATCATTGGCATCAATCTTTACCAGGAGCAAAAAACCGAGCGGTCGTTGGAGGCCCTGCGAGACCTATCCAGCCCTAGGGCCTTGGTGATTCGGGATGGAGAGCGCCAGCGGATTGCCGGGAGAGAAGTAGTACAAGGTGATTTAATTGTGGTTGAGGAGGGGGATCGGATCCCCGCCGATGCCGTACTGTTGTGGGCGACGCACTTAACCGTCGATGAGTCGCTGTTAACTGGCGAGTCAGTTCCCGTTAGGAAGCGTGCTATTCATCCGTCAGAGGATCCCGAGGAACTGTCAGCAACGCTAAGGCCTGGGGGAGACGATTTACCCTGCGTCTATTCCGGCACTCTCACCGTTCAGGGTCAGGGCATTGCCCAAGTACAAGCAACGGGGATTGACACGGAGATGGGTAAAATCGGTAAAGCCCTACAAACGGTTGAACCCGAAGAGACTGTATTACAAAAAGAAACCCGTCGCATTGTCGGTAAATTGACGATTATCGCGCTAGCGATTTGTGTGGTAGTAGTTATTCTGTACGGACTCAGTCGGGGCGATTGGCTGAATGGATTTTTAGCGGGGCTAGCCTTAGCCATGGCTATTTTACCCAATGAAATTCCGGTCGTTCTGGCTATTTTTTTGGCCCTCGGAGCTTGGAGATTCTCTCAAAAACAGGTGCTAACTCGTCGTATTCCAGTGGTTGAAACCCTTGGATCAGCAACAGTTCTTTGTGTGGATAAGACGGGGACTCTCACCTTGAACCAAATGGCCGTCAAACAATTGTTGGCTTACAATTCTTCTCAATCCTATCTGTACGATGTCACTCTGCATGAGCGAGAGCCCTTGCCAGAAACTGTACATCCCTTGATTGAGTTTGGCATCTTAGCCAGCCGTAAAGATCCCTTCGATCCAATGGAAAAGGCTTTACAGCAGATTGGGCGGAGTTATCTGGCACAGACGGAACATCTACACGATGACTGGGAACTGTTGCACGAATATCCCCTATCCACGGATCTCTTAGCGATGTCTTGTGTTTGGGAAGCTCCCACCGGTGAACTCACGGTTGCGGCGAAAGGGGCCCCTGAGGCGATCGCCGATCTTTGCCATTTCAGCATCAGTCAGCAACAGGAACTGGCGGAATACATTCAGGTTATGGCCAAGGAAGGCCTACGAGTTCTCGGCATCGCCCAAGGCCGCAAAGCAGGAGCCTTACCGCAAACCCATGCTTTTGAGTCGTCCCCGCCCGATTCTCCCCTCAAGATTGATGAGCGACTGCCCGTTCAACAACACGACTTTGAGTTTGAATTTGTCGGACTAGTTGGGCTAGAAGATCCCGTTCGCCCGACCGTCGCCCCAGCAATCGCTGAATGCTATAGTGCCGGCCTTCGGGTTGTCATGATTACGGGGGATTACCCAGTGACAGCGCAAAACATTGCTCGCCAAATTGGACTGACACCTACGGAGAAGGTCATTACCGGCAAGGAATTGGAGCAAATGAGTGAAGCGGAGCTGCGGGATCGCATTCAAAGCACCAATATTTTTGCCCGTGTCGTCCCTGAACAAAAATTGACCATTGTCAATGCCCTAAAGCGCTCGGGGGAAATTGTGGCCATGACTGGTGATGGGGTAAATGATGCCCCGGCTCTCAAATCTGCCCATATCGGCATTGCCATGGGGGAACGGGGAACGGATGTAGCAAGAGAATCAGCCGATCTCGTGTTACTTAATGATGATTTCTCCTCCATTGTGGAATCGGTAAAACTGGGGAGACGCATCTTTGACAACCTCAAAAAAGGCATGGCCTATACTTTAGCGGTTCATGTTCCCATTGCAGGAATGTCCCTAATTCCTGTGGTATTTGGCTGGCCGTTAGTTCTACTCCCTATCCACATTGCCTTTCTGCACCTCATTATCGATCCCGCCTGTACCGTCGTGTTTGAAGCTGAACCCGCAGAAAGCAATATTATGCGTCGCCCCCCTCGTAATCCCAAAGAACCCCTGTTCAGTCCTCGAACTTTGCGATTGGCCTTACTCCAGGGGATCAGTGTTTTAATAATACTGGTTATTGTATTTGCGATTGCCTATTACAGCGGTAGTGGTGAATTAGATGCCCGTGCCTTGGCCTTTACGACCTTGATTATTTCTAACCTAGCAATGATCTTAACCAATCGTTCCTGGTCGCGAACCATTCCAGAAATGCTGCAAGCACCTAATCAGGCATTATGGTGGGTTCTGGGCGGTGGAGTTTTCTTTTTGGGCCTAATTCTCTACGTTCCCTTGCTAAGACACCTGTTCAGCTTTTCCTTTCTTCATGCTGATGATTTACTGGTTAGCTTGATGTCTGGCGTTGTTAGTATTTTCTGGTTTGAAGGACTAAAGCTGTGGAATCGTCGGAGCGTAAATCGGTAA
- a CDS encoding L-threonylcarbamoyladenylate synthase, whose protein sequence is MALTQTVQILKPSLGIVPQLLQHLEQDRVVLLPMDTVYTLVAHGARPQAIAALRQLKNFDKDQPLGMLTRGDRAEEVVQTTPASRRMMAHFPCPITMIMTAQPHLDQGITQGFANIFVACPDPFIYDLIGAIPFPLVSATAKVGGEPITSFQAAQRYFSHLVPVIVDGGVCRYSRRGTLIDFTLPIPTIMNFGPMSVDDLRPLLPEIILPSHLMK, encoded by the coding sequence ATGGCTTTAACTCAAACGGTACAGATCCTGAAGCCCAGTCTAGGTATTGTGCCCCAACTCCTACAACATCTGGAGCAGGACAGAGTTGTATTACTCCCCATGGATACGGTTTATACCCTGGTGGCCCACGGGGCCAGACCCCAAGCTATTGCGGCCCTGCGTCAGCTCAAAAACTTTGATAAGGACCAACCCCTTGGCATGTTGACCCGTGGTGACCGGGCGGAAGAAGTCGTACAAACCACACCGGCAAGCCGACGCATGATGGCGCATTTTCCCTGTCCGATTACCATGATCATGACGGCCCAGCCCCACCTAGACCAGGGAATTACCCAGGGATTTGCTAATATTTTTGTGGCTTGTCCCGACCCCTTCATCTACGATCTTATCGGAGCCATTCCCTTTCCCTTAGTATCGGCTACGGCCAAAGTTGGCGGTGAACCCATTACCAGTTTCCAGGCCGCCCAGCGTTATTTCAGTCATCTCGTCCCCGTGATTGTGGATGGTGGTGTGTGTCGTTACAGTCGTCGGGGTACCCTGATCGATTTCACCTTGCCCATTCCCACCATTATGAACTTCGGCCCCATGTCCGTGGACGACCTCCGGCCCCTACTACCGGAGATTATTCTGCCGTCCCACCTGATGAAATAG
- a CDS encoding YciI family protein, whose translation MPWFVKIERGIVDKATFDQYVPAHKAYVQQLIQEGYQAKSGYWGDFGGGMLLFQANDLETAQAIVAKDPLIQNHCVTYELHEWRIVVE comes from the coding sequence ATGCCCTGGTTCGTTAAGATTGAGCGTGGCATTGTTGATAAAGCCACCTTTGACCAGTATGTCCCGGCTCACAAGGCCTACGTTCAACAACTCATTCAGGAAGGTTACCAGGCCAAAAGCGGTTACTGGGGAGACTTCGGCGGGGGCATGTTGTTATTCCAGGCCAATGATTTAGAAACCGCTCAGGCCATTGTGGCCAAGGATCCGCTCATTCAGAATCATTGCGTCACCTACGAATTACACGAGTGGCGCATTGTCGTGGAGTAG
- a CDS encoding Calx-beta domain-containing protein — MGEGAGFALGVSRRLTNGPSTFTGSTTTDDLFIGAPNYQIQVANQWTNKSNLPGQNQSNFPDSSWVSAGAVYVFNSNQGLSSNATPWATYTGPTIPNAQGTATSYFAGTVIGSGLNTDFTDYDGDGRQDLVIAGPGANTNTGQAYLLSGAGATKSTNLQALNTVSNLVINGGLAGGKTGAVITSPGDLNDDGYQDFLITAPQGANATGQSYVLFGPLDLSQFGTIFDLNVTANDNKTTFLLNGNQPYQATGTAAVGVGDINNDGIDDLMLTAPVAQQLYAVYGHPWLADDGSIKLSDVSSNNGFVIDGYEYSLPSSLFGYVLTFDLGYGANFELTSALLQLISPTGQVIWRSNPGVGVTVTPEAYAIMQSDGNFVVYGQPGNNPGDVIWSSNTSGNSGAVLKLAADGGLYIVDSEGNVVPNGTLHPGNTSLISTAVTLEENQEINIKFDTFLANGENGGSLFGNGLNVVMVGDVNGDGFADVISGGSPAGGVLIFGNSTKDLLDAALGTDDLIISVENAQVKEFVALGDFNGDGLADFGAIDQQDNFYLILGSPELGGQGSLIIDSTLPNLSNFNQAWGVGDFNGDGYDDFVLQGPNSTSVVYGNANGTLTDSSSLTFGNSFPLPSSFTGIDLNGNGIREIIAGQPKLNPVANIGGFGGGIQYFTYESGNPVLQPTVNPPNASVTAALGLLPWGQISFPNQYAQSVTSFAILDGWLYQAFYGINERISTKDSYIYIQRSRDGVNWENLTQVVPLDSNGTPIDLKNLPPSITAYNGTLYLGFTADNGQVWVAEGVNTNANAGIRINAVPINQTSNNGPTLVAFNDELYVFFVKDNSDDLILYSSSSNPGSSSGWDNGNTVLTFNGVAQSTNQPLSAIVVPGSDGDTLAVAFRSNNSAAAWTSLLNSSDLTNWQGSAELNQVDTNSQVSLTVVDGTYYLFFTTSNGDSFEYITSTDGLNWGDTASVPDDENADLNGLSSVLFNQSFIISLNEKDIDSLLFAFSDPLFDPNQVSRWGEQVQDIGDFNGDGIADLAVLAPGYRNLLQLPIFNYPTINNLGGVFIYYGEEGGISVNNPPDVVLAAPDLPNETIFELLEITPISDVNGDGFDDLLISAPLTPVIAGQFPDVNGDQGVSWVVFGGTHWGNEYTANSPFGLGNLANNQTNNTQNFNPYGFVTTGLPSSQAGISISGGADINGDSFSDFALGAPGNFDNLNYVLFGSDFTSQVNQLGTIGDDVMLGSPTGEIFVAGQGDDQIYTKGGVDTVYAGPGDDFVTVTDTNFRRLDGGSGNNILKFTGYTNQNWDLTTLSPGLRLKNFNILDVRNYGANILTLNALTITQLSANNEIRVLLDANDKLNLDPSFNSPSEKVYLDNQNYYRYTSSASAATVLVNVPNQVTFTALSTNTPILNTIPTAQASALSTDNNASSLTGATLVTTASTDPPQPTRLFVSNPTVAEAAGVATFTIQRTGDLNKYVAVNYRTQDGSGKAGDRYLPNLGRFVFAPQEASKTITIDLPNDAIYTGTKTFGLQVSLLVEADTGETLPLEFEAEAAGEGGQIRGWRLEEQATNNGVLGGALQFEVTSTEGQAQVSLSLDGLPDFNSYYSYSPQTDTYQELLFDGSTGASFRSDQGHTVQLVGQDGERGDSDDVPNGLVQVHGYVGRTIPGLVSQDHRIFWAPTLADGQGQWRLIGTSSQDYELGWIAVDDLQGTIDGLLPSDPNYQALALGRKQVLFHNKGGAAPQALSRQIALEGFVNADNLAPTEEEFFGELQPFSLAANRYHILYARQGESLTFSLTEPPQIVNDSRGYHQLSFGGITAEMSSSTVFIPGPWNERVSVQASLSRAADYENVIALYPVDTLTGGLTLLGPEATDPSTLYPGDPGYAQVALERARNPVTGVILNTPSNLATNQQRLELQGNTLYGMVIVPNTTLEAVLNQNPNNLPGSGPVALFSFGAANPDGRSHMARLGSNLFGFEDIWGGGDQDYNDMVLRLVPQIIT; from the coding sequence GTGGGTGAAGGGGCCGGGTTTGCCCTGGGAGTTTCACGGCGATTAACTAATGGCCCATCTACATTTACAGGCAGTACAACTACGGATGATCTTTTTATTGGTGCACCTAACTATCAAATTCAAGTCGCTAATCAGTGGACGAATAAAAGTAATCTCCCCGGCCAAAACCAATCCAATTTTCCTGATTCGAGTTGGGTTTCAGCCGGAGCAGTTTATGTTTTTAATTCAAATCAAGGCTTAAGTTCCAATGCAACTCCTTGGGCGACCTATACCGGGCCAACGATTCCCAATGCTCAAGGGACTGCCACTAGCTACTTTGCCGGAACTGTAATTGGCTCAGGTTTGAACACGGATTTCACAGATTATGATGGAGATGGCCGCCAAGATTTAGTGATTGCTGGGCCTGGGGCCAATACCAATACGGGACAGGCCTATTTGCTCAGTGGGGCGGGTGCAACTAAATCAACAAATTTACAAGCCTTAAATACAGTCAGTAACCTCGTGATCAATGGGGGCCTGGCTGGGGGCAAAACAGGAGCAGTTATCACCTCACCGGGAGACTTAAATGATGATGGCTATCAAGACTTCTTAATTACTGCTCCCCAGGGGGCCAATGCGACGGGTCAGAGTTATGTCCTGTTTGGGCCGCTAGATTTAAGTCAATTCGGGACTATTTTTGATTTAAATGTCACCGCTAACGACAACAAAACCACATTTTTACTCAACGGCAATCAACCCTACCAGGCCACGGGAACAGCAGCAGTTGGCGTGGGTGATATTAACAATGACGGCATAGATGACCTAATGCTCACGGCTCCAGTGGCTCAACAACTCTATGCAGTTTATGGACACCCTTGGTTAGCAGACGATGGCAGTATCAAACTTTCGGATGTTTCTTCTAATAATGGCTTTGTGATTGATGGCTATGAATATTCCCTTCCCTCTAGCCTCTTTGGTTATGTCCTCACCTTTGATCTTGGTTATGGTGCTAATTTTGAACTGACTTCTGCTTTGTTACAGTTAATTTCGCCCACCGGTCAAGTCATCTGGCGGTCAAATCCAGGGGTAGGAGTTACTGTTACGCCCGAAGCCTACGCCATTATGCAAAGTGACGGTAACTTTGTGGTCTATGGCCAACCTGGTAATAATCCCGGTGATGTCATTTGGAGTTCCAATACATCAGGGAATAGCGGTGCTGTCTTGAAACTAGCGGCGGACGGCGGTCTTTATATCGTTGATTCCGAGGGCAATGTTGTCCCAAATGGCACCCTACATCCTGGGAATACCAGCCTGATTAGCACTGCTGTCACCCTAGAGGAAAATCAAGAAATCAATATCAAGTTCGATACATTTCTGGCTAATGGGGAGAATGGGGGCAGTCTCTTTGGTAATGGTCTCAACGTCGTGATGGTTGGGGATGTTAATGGTGATGGCTTTGCGGATGTGATTTCTGGGGGGAGTCCCGCTGGGGGAGTGCTTATTTTTGGCAACAGCACGAAAGATTTACTCGATGCAGCCCTAGGCACTGACGATTTAATTATTTCGGTGGAAAACGCTCAAGTTAAAGAGTTTGTTGCCCTTGGAGATTTTAATGGGGATGGCCTGGCTGATTTTGGCGCTATTGATCAGCAGGACAATTTCTATCTGATTTTAGGCAGTCCGGAATTAGGTGGCCAAGGTAGCCTGATTATTGACAGTACTTTGCCAAATTTATCTAACTTTAACCAGGCCTGGGGAGTTGGAGATTTTAATGGGGACGGTTACGATGATTTTGTCTTACAAGGCCCTAATTCTACAAGTGTTGTTTACGGCAACGCCAATGGAACATTAACCGACTCATCTTCTTTAACGTTTGGTAACAGTTTTCCCCTACCCAGTTCTTTCACCGGTATTGACTTAAATGGGAATGGCATCAGGGAGATTATCGCTGGTCAGCCCAAATTAAACCCAGTCGCTAATATCGGTGGCTTTGGCGGTGGCATCCAGTATTTTACCTATGAGTCTGGAAATCCTGTTTTACAACCTACGGTTAATCCTCCCAATGCCTCAGTTACGGCGGCTCTCGGGCTGTTGCCATGGGGGCAAATTTCGTTTCCCAATCAATATGCCCAAAGTGTGACATCATTTGCAATTTTAGATGGCTGGCTCTATCAAGCGTTTTACGGAATTAACGAGCGTATTTCCACTAAAGATTCCTATATTTATATCCAACGAAGCCGAGATGGTGTCAACTGGGAAAACCTTACTCAAGTCGTCCCGCTTGACAGTAATGGTACGCCAATTGATCTTAAGAATTTACCCCCCTCAATTACAGCCTACAATGGCACGCTTTATTTAGGCTTTACTGCTGACAATGGCCAGGTGTGGGTTGCAGAAGGTGTCAATACTAATGCCAACGCCGGGATACGCATCAATGCAGTACCAATCAACCAAACCTCGAACAATGGCCCAACATTAGTGGCCTTTAATGATGAACTCTATGTATTCTTTGTTAAAGATAATTCGGATGATCTGATTCTCTATTCTAGTTCCAGTAATCCGGGGAGTAGTAGTGGTTGGGATAATGGCAATACTGTTTTAACCTTTAACGGTGTTGCTCAGTCGACTAATCAACCCCTCAGTGCTATTGTTGTCCCTGGTTCAGATGGGGATACTCTTGCCGTAGCGTTTCGCTCCAATAACTCTGCCGCTGCTTGGACTAGCCTTCTCAACTCCAGCGATTTAACGAATTGGCAAGGTTCAGCAGAATTAAACCAAGTTGATACCAATTCCCAAGTATCTCTAACCGTTGTAGATGGGACTTATTATTTATTTTTTACTACATCCAATGGGGATAGTTTTGAATATATTACTTCCACAGATGGCTTGAACTGGGGAGACACTGCATCAGTTCCCGATGATGAGAATGCAGACCTTAACGGGTTGTCTTCAGTTCTATTTAACCAAAGTTTTATTATATCATTGAATGAAAAAGATATTGACTCTCTTCTTTTTGCTTTCTCAGATCCCTTATTTGATCCTAATCAAGTCAGTCGTTGGGGTGAGCAAGTCCAGGACATTGGCGATTTTAATGGTGATGGTATTGCTGATTTAGCTGTGTTGGCCCCTGGCTACCGAAATCTACTGCAACTTCCAATTTTTAACTACCCAACAATAAACAATTTAGGAGGAGTATTTATTTACTATGGCGAGGAGGGTGGTATTTCGGTCAATAATCCTCCTGATGTTGTTTTAGCTGCGCCAGATCTTCCCAATGAAACCATTTTTGAGTTGCTGGAAATTACCCCTATTAGTGATGTAAATGGGGATGGCTTTGATGATCTGTTAATCAGCGCACCTCTCACCCCTGTTATTGCAGGTCAATTTCCTGATGTCAATGGTGATCAAGGGGTAAGCTGGGTTGTTTTTGGCGGAACCCATTGGGGAAATGAATACACCGCGAATTCGCCTTTCGGTTTAGGGAACCTTGCCAACAATCAAACCAATAACACTCAAAACTTTAATCCCTATGGTTTTGTGACGACTGGATTACCCAGTTCCCAGGCCGGTATTTCCATCAGTGGTGGGGCTGATATCAACGGCGATAGTTTTAGTGATTTTGCTCTAGGTGCGCCGGGTAACTTCGACAATCTCAACTATGTTCTGTTTGGTAGTGACTTTACCTCCCAAGTCAATCAACTGGGTACAATTGGCGATGATGTCATGCTCGGTAGTCCCACAGGAGAAATTTTTGTTGCGGGCCAAGGGGATGATCAAATCTATACCAAAGGTGGGGTAGATACAGTCTATGCCGGGCCTGGGGATGATTTTGTCACGGTCACTGATACCAATTTCCGGCGATTGGATGGGGGCAGCGGGAACAACATTCTCAAATTCACGGGCTACACCAATCAAAATTGGGATTTAACCACCCTGTCTCCAGGCCTGCGACTGAAAAACTTTAATATTCTCGATGTCCGGAACTACGGGGCCAATATCCTCACCCTCAATGCTCTGACGATTACCCAACTTTCAGCTAATAACGAAATTCGAGTTCTCTTAGATGCCAATGACAAGCTTAATCTCGATCCCAGTTTTAATAGCCCCAGTGAAAAAGTCTATCTCGATAACCAAAACTATTACCGATACACCTCAAGTGCTTCTGCTGCAACCGTCTTAGTCAATGTCCCCAATCAAGTCACTTTTACCGCTCTCAGTACCAACACACCAATTCTGAACACCATCCCCACGGCCCAAGCGAGTGCCTTGAGCACTGATAATAATGCCAGTTCCCTGACGGGGGCTACGCTGGTTACGACCGCTAGTACCGATCCACCGCAACCCACTCGCTTGTTTGTCTCTAATCCAACGGTTGCTGAAGCGGCCGGTGTCGCAACCTTCACGATCCAACGGACTGGGGACTTGAATAAATACGTTGCTGTTAATTATCGTACCCAGGACGGTAGTGGTAAAGCCGGCGATCGCTATCTTCCCAATTTGGGGCGTTTTGTCTTTGCTCCCCAGGAGGCCAGCAAAACCATTACGATTGACTTGCCCAATGATGCGATCTATACAGGAACTAAAACTTTTGGATTACAGGTATCTCTACTGGTAGAAGCAGATACAGGGGAGACGTTGCCCCTAGAATTTGAGGCGGAGGCCGCTGGGGAAGGGGGACAAATTCGGGGTTGGCGCTTAGAGGAGCAGGCCACGAACAATGGCGTTTTAGGGGGCGCCTTACAGTTTGAGGTGACAAGCACCGAGGGCCAAGCCCAAGTAAGTCTGAGCCTAGACGGCCTGCCCGATTTTAATAGTTACTACAGCTACAGTCCTCAGACGGATACTTACCAGGAACTATTATTCGATGGTTCGACCGGAGCGAGTTTTCGCTCGGACCAAGGCCATACCGTCCAGCTCGTGGGCCAGGACGGAGAACGGGGAGATAGTGATGATGTTCCCAACGGCCTGGTACAAGTCCATGGCTATGTGGGACGGACGATTCCAGGTCTGGTATCCCAGGATCATCGTATTTTTTGGGCACCAACCTTGGCCGATGGCCAGGGCCAATGGCGCTTGATTGGGACGTCTAGTCAAGATTATGAATTAGGCTGGATTGCCGTGGATGATTTGCAGGGTACCATTGATGGTCTATTGCCCAGTGATCCTAACTACCAGGCCCTGGCCTTAGGCCGTAAACAGGTTCTTTTCCACAACAAAGGTGGGGCGGCCCCACAGGCCTTGAGTCGGCAGATTGCTCTAGAGGGCTTCGTCAATGCAGACAATTTGGCACCCACGGAGGAAGAGTTTTTTGGTGAATTACAGCCCTTTAGCCTAGCGGCTAATCGCTACCATATACTCTATGCTCGCCAAGGAGAGAGCCTGACTTTTTCGTTAACTGAACCGCCCCAGATCGTTAATGATAGCCGTGGTTATCATCAGCTCTCTTTTGGTGGTATTACCGCTGAAATGAGTTCAAGTACGGTGTTCATTCCAGGGCCTTGGAACGAACGGGTTTCTGTGCAGGCGTCCCTGAGCCGAGCGGCGGATTATGAAAATGTCATTGCGCTCTACCCGGTTGATACCTTAACGGGGGGATTAACCTTGCTGGGCCCTGAAGCTACTGATCCGAGCACCTTATATCCCGGTGATCCTGGTTATGCTCAAGTGGCCCTTGAACGAGCCAGAAACCCCGTGACAGGCGTAATTTTGAATACACCGTCAAACTTGGCGACGAACCAACAACGGCTAGAACTCCAGGGCAATACCCTCTATGGCATGGTTATCGTCCCCAACACCACGCTGGAGGCCGTCCTTAACCAAAACCCCAATAATCTCCCTGGATCAGGCCCAGTTGCTCTGTTTTCCTTTGGGGCCGCTAATCCCGATGGTCGTTCCCACATGGCCCGGTTAGGCAGTAATCTCTTTGGCTTTGAAGATATTTGGGGGGGCGGCGACCAGGACTATAATGATATGGTTCTCCGTCTCGTGCCACAGATCATCACTTAG